A window of Acidimicrobiales bacterium contains these coding sequences:
- a CDS encoding class II glutamine amidotransferase translates to MCRWNAYYGKPLVIDELLYRTRHGLIDQSLHSRMGAETTNGDGFGLGWYDALGSEDPGRFRSIEPAWNDANLRDLAGHLTSPLFLAHVRASIGSPVQQTNCHPFRHGRWLFVHNGFIDGFHQVRRDLLLALQREQFDALEGSTDTEVLFRLALTLGAEDDPLAGLARAIGVVEALGRAQGIEHPMQGTYAMSDGRSLWAARYSTQHRSRTLFVSNDLDTLKRLHPDESRLAHLDETSRVVVSEPVSDLPGDWAEVPESTGLVIGAAGLEQVPFVPLAS, encoded by the coding sequence ATGTGCCGCTGGAACGCGTACTACGGCAAGCCCTTGGTCATCGACGAGCTGCTCTACCGCACCCGCCACGGCCTCATCGACCAGAGCCTGCACTCCCGCATGGGCGCCGAGACCACCAACGGGGACGGCTTCGGGTTGGGGTGGTACGACGCCCTGGGCAGCGAGGATCCGGGCCGGTTCCGCAGCATCGAGCCGGCGTGGAACGACGCCAACCTGCGCGACCTCGCCGGCCACCTGACCTCGCCGCTCTTCCTCGCCCACGTGCGGGCCAGCATCGGCAGCCCGGTCCAGCAGACCAACTGCCATCCGTTCCGCCACGGGCGCTGGCTGTTCGTGCACAACGGCTTCATCGACGGGTTCCACCAAGTGCGCCGTGACCTGTTGCTGGCGCTCCAGCGCGAGCAGTTCGACGCGCTCGAGGGGTCGACCGACACCGAGGTGCTCTTCCGCCTGGCCCTCACCCTGGGGGCGGAGGACGACCCGCTCGCAGGCCTGGCCCGGGCCATCGGGGTGGTCGAAGCGCTCGGCCGGGCACAGGGGATCGAGCACCCGATGCAGGGCACCTACGCCATGAGCGACGGGCGCTCGCTGTGGGCCGCTCGCTACTCGACACAGCACCGGTCGCGCACGCTGTTCGTGTCGAACGACCTGGACACGTTGAAGCGCCTGCACCCCGACGAGTCCCGCCTCGCCCACCTCGACGAGACCTCGCGGGTGGTGGTGTCCGAGCCGGTCTCGGACCTGCCGGGGGACTGGGCCGAGGTGCCCGAGTCCACCGGTCTGGTCATCGGGGCCGCCGGCCTCGAGCAGGTGCCGTTCGTGCCGCTGGCGTCCTGA